The sequence CAATTGGCTACTTATTCCTATTAGTCGGTTTGATTGGTGGGGTAACTTATTTAATCCGGCGTTTTAAACGAAATTAATGGCGTAAAATTTTATCCATTTTCTTGTTGTGGGCAAGCTCATCAATTAGTTTGTCCAAATAGCGAATCTTCTGAACGATTGGGTCCGTAATATCTTCGACTTTGACACCACAAATAGTGCCAGTGATAAGTTTTGCTTGATCATTAAAGTTAGGAGCTTGGTTGAAGAAATCTTCGAAAGTGACTTTTTCTTGTAGGACAATCCGTAAAGCATCTTGATTGTAGCCAGTTAGCCAAGTGATAATTTGGTCTACTTCTGCTTGAGTATGATTTTTTCTTTCGACCTTTTTGATGTATAGGGTAAATATCGTTGAAATACATTTGAGTGATATCTTTTTTAGGCATAATGAACCTCCAATAGTGTTTCTTTTAGTTTATCAAAGGCGATTGGAATCTTCTTTGATTTGGCTTATTGGTTAAATGTGGTAAAGTAAATTTACTTATATATAGAAGGGAACTTAAAATGTCATATCCAAATTAGATTTGGCCAATGCTACTGGCAGTGTTGCAACAATTAATACCAATCACGAACTATCAAAATTCAACTTTTCGATGAGTTAGTACTAAGACCGTAAAGAACTTCGTTGATTAGCTAAGAAGGGTTACTATA comes from Companilactobacillus pabuli and encodes:
- a CDS encoding DUF2200 domain-containing protein; translation: MSLKCISTIFTLYIKKVERKNHTQAEVDQIITWLTGYNQDALRIVLQEKVTFEDFFNQAPNFNDQAKLITGTICGVKVEDITDPIVQKIRYLDKLIDELAHNKKMDKILRH